From a region of the Alnus glutinosa chromosome 1, dhAlnGlut1.1, whole genome shotgun sequence genome:
- the LOC133858630 gene encoding polygalacturonase-like, with translation MGNHRSPLLVALVSVFFYSSVVLAAPVTYNVVSLGAKGDGKTDSTRAFLTAWTQACASVSPATIYVPAGRFYLRKVAFNGPCKNTAILIRIDATLVAPSDYNVLGNSGSWLAFSHVKGVTLSGGILDGQGTGLWACKASGKGCPTGATTLEFSNSNNIVVSGLTSLNSQMFHIVVNGCQNVKMQGVKVSADGNSPNTDGIHVQLSSGVTILNSNIRTGDDCISIGPGATNLWMENIACGPGHGISIGSLGKDANEAGVQNVTVKTATFTGTQNGVRIKSWGRASNGFARNILFQHAVMVNVQNPIVIDQNYCPDNKGCPGQVSGVKISDVTYQDIHGSSATEVAVKFDCSPGNPCSRIRLENVKLTYQNQVAAASCSHAVGTSSGLVQPTSCL, from the exons ATGGGAAACCACAGAAGTCCTCTTCTTGTTGCGCTTGTGTCTGTCTTCTTTTATTCCTCAGTCGTCTTAGCTGCTCCAGTGACCTATAATGTGGTCAGTTTGGGAGCCAAAGGAGACGGCAAGACGGACTCTACCCGGGCTTTCCTTACTGCATGGACGCAAGCTTGTGCCTCCGTAAGCCCCGCCACCATTTACGTGCCTGCGGGGAGATTCTATCTTCGCAAGGTGGCTTTCAACGGGCCATGCAAGAACACGGCGATCTTAATCCGCATCGATGCCACGCTTGTGGCCCCATCGGACTATAATGTCCTCGGAAATTCCGGTAGCTGGCTCGCCTTCAGCCACGTTAAGGGGGTTACGTTATCTGGTGGGATTCTTGATGGCCAAGGCACTGGCTTGTGGGCCTGTAAGGCCTCAGGCAAGGGTTGCCCCACCGGCGCGACG ACACTGGAATTTTCCAACTCCAACAACATCGTGGTGAGTGGGTTAACCTCCCTAAACAGCCAGATGTTCCACATCGTCGTCAATGGCTGCCAGAACGTGAAAATGCAAGGCGTCAAGGTCTCCGCTGATGGCAACAGCCCAAACACCGATGGCATTCACGTGCAGTTATCGTCAGGCGTCACCATCCTCAACTCCAATATCCGGACCGGCGATGACTGTATCTCAATTGGCCCCGGTGCCACCAACTTGTGGATGGAGAACATTGCCTGTGGACCGGGCCATGGAATCAG CATTGGGAGTCTAGGCAAGGACGCGAACGAGGCTGGAGTGCAAAATGTGACAGTAAAAACAGCTACTTTCACCGGTACTCAGAATGGGGTGAGGATCAAGTCTTGGGGAAGGGCCAGCAATGGTTTTGCTAGGAACATTCTTTTCCAACATGCCGTCATGGTGAATGTCCAGAATCCTATTGTAATTGATCAAAATTACTGCCCCGACAACAAAGGTTGCCCTGGACAGGTTTCTGGCGTAAAAATTAGTGACGTGACATACCAAGACATCCATGGATCATCGGCGACAGAAGTTGCAGTGAAATTTGATTGCAGTCCGGGGAATCCCTGCAGCAGAATAAGGTTGGAGAATGTGAAGCTAACTTATCAGAATCAAGTCGCCGCAGCCTCTTGTAGCCATGCAGTCGGGACATCTTCCGGTTTGGTCCAGCCCACAAGTTGCCTGTAG